One window of the Magnolia sinica isolate HGM2019 chromosome 19, MsV1, whole genome shotgun sequence genome contains the following:
- the LOC131235621 gene encoding SNF1-related protein kinase regulatory subunit gamma-1-like — MDLKQVDNVMKESEGGLAEKRGSIIISGTEEDGSHHEIDSTTALQLFLDHIPISSIPGISNSPGTIIPLSRHFKCNHGIGFLLPSQSNYQCIWLTDEKSQSIHSSWIVLELNLNDCLQDAIPFLYERNVSGAPITDVSDSGDQKFLERNIGFIDFYSMVLWSIEVYIQFPFHPTMNVIKPMQNQKTAIAVGFSPCLNKSLILEELRFGKRAVFILIFSGKYHTMVLHPYLIGPIYTILTVDPHDLEQMGELAKSFMWNPFFPVHSDDTLFHVLLLFVKHPLKVISVMDQKASLVTGFLTMVLPIVKDLLDPFNMTRSVVGAYIHVDWYCEQLVENRIDVVPVVDMKTKTLIGNVRNYDIHFLLDDDDLFINRKSLTVEEFINLDARRNNQSSDPTTEGDLGALLSAGILCLKSKFLQRMDPVTNRMTDTLKKAMENLMATKNSCSFIVDESKHVTGVVTLRDIIMQFSPPLMDSRINGGGFFESALEQAGCHTQIRSMTGYC, encoded by the exons aTGGATCTCAAGCAAGTGGATAATGTAATGAAGGAGTCTGAAGGCGGATTGGCAGAGAAGAGGGGCAGCATCATCATCTCTGGCACAGAAGAAGATGGAAGTCACCATGAAATCGATTCAACCACTGCACTTCAGCTATTTCTCGATCACATCCCCATCAGTTCTATCCCTGGCATCAGCAATTCCCCTGGTACCATCATTCCTCTCTCCCGCCATTTCAAATGTAACCATG GAATTGGATTTCTTCTACCCTCACAATCTAATTACCAGTGCATATGGCTTACCGatgaaaaatctcaatctattcaCTCTTCTTGGATAGTTTTGGAGTTGAATCTCAATGACTGCTTGCAAGATGCAATCCCTTTTCTGTATGAAAGGAACGTATCTGGTGCCCCAATCACAGATGTCTCGGACTCTGGAGATCAGAAATTTTTGGAGCGCAATATCGGTTTCATTGATTTTTATAGCATGGTTCTATGGTCTATTGAGGTATATATCCAGTTCCCTTTCCATCCTACTAT GAATGTGATAAAGCCAATGCAGAATCAAAAGACAGCAATTGCAGTGGGTTTTTCTCCATGCTTGAACAAATCTCTCATATTGGAAGAACTAAG ATTTGGAAAACGAGctgtttttattttaatattttctgGAAAATACCACACTATGGTTCTACATCCATACTTAATCGGTCCAATATATACCATCTTAACTGTTGATCCTCACGATCTTGAGCAGATGGGAGAATTGGCCAAGTCATTTATGTGGAATCCTTTCTTCCCTGTGCATTCAGATGACACCCTCTTTCATGTCCTGTTACTCTTTGTGAAGCATCCGTTGAAAGTCATCTCCGTCATGGACCAGAAAGCCTCACTTGTCACCGGCTTCCTCACAATGGTACTCCCCATAGTCAAGGATTTACTAGATCCTTTCAACATGACTAGAAGTGTAGTGGGTGCATACATCCATGTTGACTGGTAT TGTGAACAGCTTGTGGAAAATCGAATTGATGTAGTTCCGGTGGTGGACATGAAAACTAAAACTCTGATAGGAAATGTGAGGAATTATGACATCCACTTTCTACTGGATGACGATGATCTCTTCATCAACAGAAA GAGTCTGACGGTTGAAGAATTCATCAATTTGGATGCCAGAAGAAACAACCAGAGCTCAGACCCGACAACTGAAGGAGATCTTGGAGCTCTTCTCTCAGCTGGAATTCTCTGTCTGAAAAGCAAATTTCTCCAGAGAATGGACCCAGTAACCAACCGGATGACTGACACCCTCAAGAAAGCAATGGAAAACCTGATGGCAACAAAAAACAGTTGCAGTTTCATAGTTGACGAGTCTAAGCACGTGACTGGTGTTGTGACATTAAGAGACATAATCATGCAGTTTTCTCCACCGTTGATGGATTCAAGGATTAATGGTGGAGGTTTCTTTGAATCTGCACTGGAGCAGGCTGGGTGCCATACGCAGATCAGATCAATGACTGGTTATTGCTGA